A single window of Sebastes umbrosus isolate fSebUmb1 chromosome 16, fSebUmb1.pri, whole genome shotgun sequence DNA harbors:
- the LOC119474405 gene encoding myosin light chain kinase, smooth muscle-like — MTPAESFYAFLGIRIRPEHQPQPRPVGFLSVPDLFLGTRLALGGPLGFQSAPHHAGIQDTSFEPDVMLGVGSPRRKRGPQRRRSPKLLSVPSKSKPTPAPSVLAEVRSTSAPSVLSEVRSTSAPSFLSEVRSTSAPRVLSEVRPTSAPSFLSEVRPTSAPSVLSEVRQTSAPSVLSAVRLTPVPSILSVVRPTSVPSVLSGVRPTPVPGVLSGVRSTSAQCRLSAVRSTPVPRVLSVVRPTSVPSVLSGVRLTPVPGRPLFHVSCRGSGRPPFHVSCRGSGRPPFQ; from the exons ATGACCCCAGCAGAGAGCTTTTATGCCTTTTTGGGCATCCGGATTCGGCCCGAGCATCAGCCTCAGCCCCGGCCTGTTGGCTTCCTGAGCGTCC CGGATCTGTTCTTGGGAACCCGCCTTGCCCTGGGAGGCCCACTGGGTTTCCAGTCTGCTCCTCACCATGCTGGCATCCAGGACACTAGCTTCGAGCCAGATGTCATGCTAGGGGTGGGATCTCCCAGAAGGAAGCGTGGGCCTCAGAGGCGGCGTTCTCCTAAGTTGCTCAGTGTTCCATCCAAATCCAAGCCTACTCCTGCTCCAAGCGTCCTGGCGGAGGTCCggtcgacctctgctccaagcgtcctgtcggaggtccggtcgacctctgctccaagttTCCTGTCGGAGGTCAGGTCGACCTCTGCTCCACgcgtcctgtcggaggtccggccgacctctgctccaagttTCCTGTCGGAGGTCAggccgacctctgctccaagcgtcctgtcggaggtccggcagacctctgctccaa gtgttctgtcggcggtccggttGACTCCTGTTCCAAGTATCCTGTCGGTGGTCCGGCCGACTTCTGTTCCAAGTGTCCTGTCGGGGGTCCGGCCGACTCCCGTTCCAGGTGTGTTGTCGGGGGTCCGGTCAACCTCCGCTCAATGTcgcctgtcggcggtccggtcgaCTCCTGTTCCAAGGGTTCTGTCGGTGGTCCGGCCGACTTCTGTTCCAAGTGTCCTGTCGGGGGTCCGGCTGACTCCCGTTCCAG GCCGACCTCTGTtccacgtctcctgtcgggggtctggGCGACCTCCATtccacgtctcctgtcgggggtctggCCGACCTCCGTTTCAGTAG